The following coding sequences are from one Pusillimonas sp. DMV24BSW_D window:
- a CDS encoding ArsR/SmtB family transcription factor, giving the protein MTELTLNLESVRESAEQACRLMKVLSNPDRLLLLCQLTEGEKCVSELEALVGISQPTLSQQLGVLRTENIVSTRREGKNVYYQIGSQQALAVMQVLYEQFCGPNKE; this is encoded by the coding sequence ATGACTGAACTTACCCTTAACCTGGAATCGGTTCGTGAATCGGCGGAGCAGGCTTGCCGTTTAATGAAGGTTTTATCAAACCCCGATCGCCTGCTTTTGCTGTGCCAACTTACTGAAGGTGAAAAGTGCGTGAGCGAACTCGAAGCGTTGGTAGGAATCAGCCAACCTACCCTTTCCCAACAACTGGGGGTTTTGCGTACCGAAAACATCGTCAGCACCCGGCGCGAAGGTAAGAATGTGTATTACCAAATCGGCAGTCAGCAGGCACTTGCCGTCATGCAAGTACTGTATGAGCAATTCTGTGGCCCAAACAAGGAGTAA
- a CDS encoding YeeE/YedE family protein, whose product MTIDWTHFTPWTSLAGGLLIGLSAAVFILFLGRILGISGIVGGLLKPKTGDWGWRLAFVLGLLAAPWIWSAVIEPVEATIEASTPILILAGLLVGLGTRYGSGCTSGHGVCGLSRLSPRSVVATLAFMATGFLTVYVVRHLLA is encoded by the coding sequence ATGACAATCGACTGGACTCACTTCACTCCCTGGACGTCTCTGGCAGGCGGCCTGCTTATTGGCCTATCGGCTGCGGTATTTATCCTGTTTTTGGGTCGAATTCTGGGAATTAGCGGCATCGTGGGCGGTCTGCTCAAGCCGAAAACCGGCGATTGGGGCTGGCGTTTGGCATTTGTACTGGGTTTGCTTGCCGCACCCTGGATTTGGTCGGCAGTCATCGAGCCGGTAGAGGCCACTATTGAGGCCTCTACTCCCATTCTAATCCTGGCAGGCTTGCTGGTCGGGCTTGGCACCCGTTACGGTTCGGGCTGCACCAGCGGCCACGGGGTATGCGGCTTATCGCGCCTGTCGCCTCGATCAGTCGTTGCCACCCTTGCATTCATGGCAACCGGTTTTCTCACTGTTTATGTTGTTCGCCATTTATTAGCCTGA
- a CDS encoding YeeE/YedE family protein: MQRIFEFLIGLVFGLGLILSGMSDPSKVLGFLDLTGLWDPSLAFVMGGAILVGLVAFTLARKRTTTFLGGALKLPASTDIDKRLVIGSLTFGVGWGLAGYCPGPALVSLGSGQSKALIFVIAMLAGMAIYEIVQRKASRSR, translated from the coding sequence ATGCAACGCATTTTTGAATTCCTTATCGGCCTGGTCTTCGGCCTCGGCCTTATTCTGTCAGGGATGAGTGATCCCTCGAAAGTGCTGGGGTTTCTTGATCTTACCGGGTTATGGGACCCTTCCCTGGCATTCGTGATGGGCGGCGCCATTCTAGTGGGGCTGGTTGCGTTTACCCTTGCCCGCAAACGCACCACGACTTTTCTGGGAGGCGCACTAAAACTGCCCGCGTCAACCGATATCGATAAGCGCCTGGTCATTGGCAGCCTCACCTTCGGCGTAGGCTGGGGCCTGGCCGGTTATTGTCCCGGGCCCGCCCTGGTTTCCCTTGGTTCGGGCCAATCGAAGGCACTGATCTTCGTTATCGCCATGTTGGCAGGTATGGCGATATACGAAATTGTGCAAAGAAAAGCCAGCCGTTCCCGTTAA